Genomic window (Candidatus Hydrogenedentota bacterium):
CCCGCCCGAGTATTGATAGCCCGCGTGCGGCTGGATCAGGGCGATGATATTGTCGGGCGGCGCGACAACCGCTGCATCGAGGTATCCCTCGATGTCCTTGGCCAGCGCCGCGGCGTCCGCGGAGTACCACTGCCCGGCCAGCGGCGAACGAAAAACGCTCTTTGGCCTTTCCGGCGGCAAGGGTTGCGGCTCAGCACGTTTCAGCCAGGAAATTGCTAGCCAAACGGCGAGCGCCAATCCAACGAGTAGCAGAAATGCCACAACGTAGCATCCGATGCTATGCCAACGTCCCATGATAGAGTCCCCCGTTCTCGTTCCATCTTAACCCGCCCAAGGTCCCGGCCCGGGCTTCTGCTTGGCGTTCCATGACTTGACCTCGCCCGGATAGCACCGGGAATGCCGTGCGACAACGACCCGTTCGAGCGACATGCGGCGTGCGGCCCAGCCTGGCGGGGCGCAGGCGAGCAGCGCTGCTTGAATCAATGCCGCAAGGAAACCGCGCCGTTTCACTGCCAGACTCCGTGTACCCGCGCGTCGCATTCCGGGCATTTGCCGCCGCGCAGGCGGTTTCGCGCAACCTCATACCCGACCCGCTCGATGACCACCGCGTCACACCCAGGACAGTGCGTCGTTGCGCTGTCGGGCCTGCGAATATTGCCGATATACACGTAATGCAGGCTTTCCGCAAGCGCGATGGCCCGGGCGCGGTCGAGGGTATCCGCGGGGGTTGCCGGCAGATGCCGCATCTGGTGCTGCGGATAGAACTGCGAGAAATGAAGCGGCGTATCGCGGCCCATGTTCTCGACAACCCACCGGCACAAGGCGGTGAGTTCCGCGTCGCTGTCGTTCAACGTGGGAATGACCAGATTCGTGACCTCGACCCAGACACCGAGCGTTTTGGCGCGCACGAGCGTGTCAAGAACCGGCGCCAGCGTCGCCCCGCAGACGTCGCGGTAGAACGCCTCGGAAAACGCTTTCAGGTCGATGTTCGCCGCATCCACCCGCCGGTACAACCGTTCCATGGGCTCAGGATTGATGTAGCCCGCCGTGACCAGCACATTCTTGAGTCCGCACTCGCGCGCCCGGATGCAAGAATCCAGCGCGTACTCGTAGTAGACATTCGGTTCCGTATAGGTATAAGCAATTGAGCGGCACTCGTATTCGCGCGCCGCCTGCAACAGCTTCTCCGGTGGCAGGTAGTATGCTTTGGTATCTTCCGGGTTTGCCTGCGAAATCTCCCAGTTCTGGCAATTCTTGCAGTGCAGGTTGCAGCCTGCCGTCGCAATGCTGAGTATTGGCGTGCCCGGCAAAAAATGGTACAGAGGCTTCTTCTCTATCGGGTCCACGTGGATGGCGCACGGGTAACCGTATGTCACGGCGACGAGCCGGTCTGCCACATTCACGCGAATCCGGCATTCGCCGCTCTG
Coding sequences:
- the amrS gene encoding AmmeMemoRadiSam system radical SAM enzyme, encoding MAVQCDLCPKRCVIEPGQSGECRIRVNVADRLVAVTYGYPCAIHVDPIEKKPLYHFLPGTPILSIATAGCNLHCKNCQNWEISQANPEDTKAYYLPPEKLLQAAREYECRSIAYTYTEPNVYYEYALDSCIRARECGLKNVLVTAGYINPEPMERLYRRVDAANIDLKAFSEAFYRDVCGATLAPVLDTLVRAKTLGVWVEVTNLVIPTLNDSDAELTALCRWVVENMGRDTPLHFSQFYPQHQMRHLPATPADTLDRARAIALAESLHYVYIGNIRRPDSATTHCPGCDAVVIERVGYEVARNRLRGGKCPECDARVHGVWQ